ATGCCGTTGACCTTCCAAATGTATTTAATCAATTAGGGAGCGATAATAATCAATCTATCCTTAGAATCTATATTTGTGCAAGGATATAGAGGTGGAGCCTAGCAATTAGTGATACTATTGTTTGAGCAGTTTATCCTCGAACATTCTCGAATAATACAGATCGTCCAACTGAATACAAAAGGATATGTGGCCCTTGGAGACACAACACGTGGGGAGTGCAGGACGCCACCCCTTGAAAGCATTTCAATCCCATTTGGGTAACGTTTATGGTCTTTCAATAAACATGATCCAGAACATTCAATATGAAACCTCATCCCACTTTAGAATAAGTTAGTTTAAGTTTGAGCATGAGGTGTCAGCATCTAGTGGAATAATGTTTCAAATGTCGTAACTTTCCTATTTCAATTAATACCATGTACATCgcaaaattaatcaattttacGTTCGTTATTTTCAGAATTGATTTTATAAGAAAAATTATTGCATTCCGTTGTAACCAAGAACAGATAAGAATAATTTCAAGTGTTTTTAATCACCTGGAATAAATGTATAGCAACAACCGCAAAGAGAAAGATTTAAGACAGAGAAGAATAAGGCTATTGAACAGAAAAAGGGTTGAAGGATATGAACTATGAATATGGCTGGAACAAATTTCAGACTGTTTGTGTTTCAAGCATAGAAGCAATAATCCTTGGATCATAGCACACAGCACAATTCGATACTATTGCATCACATAGCAAGCTCTGAATGTTATATGCTTATTCTGCTTTTTATGCACAGTTTAACAAATTAACTTCAGAAGGTTGAATTACACAAGAGTGCTGCTATGTACAGTCATATGATATTCCGAAGATTTAAAGAAAAAGTGTTTTCCCATTCCCGTCTTTCATTTAGGGTCAGTTACGGCCATTTATGAATTGTATTTATAATAAGAAATAAGAAAATCATAATATGCAATTAATAAACATTAGGAGACCTACCTGTCCACTTACAGCTCTTTTGGAGATTAAAGCAGAAACTCGCCGTTTCGCACTTTGCAGGATGTTTCTTAACTTGCTGATACTCGATGGCTCTTCTCGACGGCAAAACATAACTAGAGAACACCTGGAATCCTTCCCGGCGGAGTTTGTTTTCGAATGCATTGAATGATCACTCGTGTTTTCCGAACATATGCTATGGAACGAATCacaatttcttcattttccaaacaCGGTACACGCGGCTAACGAGACGGTCTCTGGCATTTTCCATCATCCAGTATTCTCTGAGAACAGAATGATTGAGCTGCAATAACGTACTATGCCAAGGGGTTTTTGTCCGATCAAAACCTCTTCAGCGGAATATCGATGTTGTCCACTCTAGTTCCGTGCAGCAGCCAGCTGCGACCAGCCGGGGGCCTTCGCGAGGAGTATTTTTCAAACGAAGATAAGGAGTAATTCATCCGATAATTGATAGAATGCTATTTTGCCGGGCCCTCTTAGTGGTGCGCCTCATGctcctttcgcttcgattcggCCCACTTCGCCTGGTTTGCCGGGGAGTTGGCTGCAAAATACCCGGTGGATCATCAAAATGCCCAGTCAGTCGAATGCGCATAAAGTCGGCACGCAATCTTTGCACGCCTCAGTTACTTACCCAGCTTGTGGATCTTGTAGAACAGCGGAATGGACACTCCGAACGCGATGAAGTAGTAGCGCCAAATCCACTGGTTCTTAAAGTAGTGCTGAACCGGGAACTGGGCCAGCTTCGCCGAGAAGGTGTACGGGAATTTCATGGGACGGGCGACCGGGTCCGACATTCTGACGATGGCTTGTTTTCCTAGCGTGGAGAAGGTGAGAATCGTGTTAAATTGCAGCGAAATAGTCCAATTTCCTGTTATATAATTCCACAAAACAGCGCGGTCTTACGATTTCTTCAACTCGAGAacgaaaatcacaaaatcCAGCTGTCAACGGCGTTTTGACAGGCCTTTTTCTCGAGCAGAGCAGGACAGCATTCGACCACAGgccatctctttctcgcgccgtccggaagaagaaaaagaaattccacgctaagaaaaagaagcaggaaaaagTCGAAAGTATAAACGGATCCAGGAGTCAAAGGTTCCGACTCCTGAAACCGCAGTGCTGTAAACGACGAggccctctcgctcgcacaaatCTGAGTTTTGCTAAGATTGAGGGGGACAGagtttgtctcgctcgcgcctTCTTCCTCGCGcattttctatctctctcgtcTTGGGGTTGAAGAATTTTTGTTTactcttttgtttttcattttcgaacTCGCTAGCGAACGGACGTGCGTGTCGTTCCTCGACGGTTTTTCTCCCGAGACTCGGAGGTCCTTGAACGACTTCTTGTGATTTATCCGCTCTCCTGCTGTCCATCCGCCCTGCTTTTCCTCCGTAAACCTTTGGTGAGTCCCATCGTGGGCACGACAAATCATAAAATCAGCGTTCTGCGTTGTGCGCATAGAAAACAAAGTAAACGGGAAGGCGTCATCGTCCCCTCCCTCGCGTTCTTGTGGCCGTCGTGGGTGAAAACAAAGAATTGCGTTTTATAGTGCATCGTAGTTTCGCGCGGCGACCCGTTTTTCACTTATTTGCATCCACGGGGAGGACCGTGTGCGCTGCATCTGCTGTGTAGTTTTTGTGATGAAGCTCATAATTAATGGAAGAGGAATCGCAGTAAATAATGTTTTGTGTGGCCAACGCCAGAGCTACTTGGAGTAGTCATCAGTGAATCATTCTCTCGTTTCGTGGGGTGTGACCGTGGGTTCCGTGATGTGGATGGTTCTATTTCGAGATTCCCCCCACTGTGAAGAAGCTGTTGtgcacccccgggggccgtcCACGACATTCGTGCTCCTCGATGCACCCGCAAGCCCACATGCAATTGGTTGCAACGAATTGCAACACACCCGCTCAGTGtgcctttccccctttcccagTCAGAGTGCCGGAGTTGAGAAACTTTTCGACAAACCACTTCACTACGCTACGCAAACCATATGTGCATATTGCGAATGCACTTTGGGGGTGCCTGCTGAGTGAAGTTGCCTGTTGCCGTGGTCTCTCCTTCGCTGCACCTCGATTCGATATGGGGCGGAAgggttttttccttttattttggCGTGTGGCTattcgtttttccgttttttgttgttgatgaaaaacgaaaacataccACACCACCGTTTTTAGTtcaagcgcgagcgcgcgcgcgccatttaCACGCACCGGTGGCCTccacaaccccccccccctcccttcctccttccctatCTCCCTTACCGGGATGCAATTTACCAGACAAGGAAGAGTAGGAACGCATTGTTACGCCTCCAACCgctttttttcgctttgtcGTAAGGCAGCGGTGCACGGCCCACGGCCTAAAATGTCTGCTTCCTACTTCCTTCGCTTgcctgggggagggggtggggatcCGGGTTACCTCTTCGCCAGCTGTGTCTTACGACGGTCCAGAAACTGAGAGAAAAGTGAAGATCCCCTGCGGGAACCGTGTTACGTGAATCCATCGGTTGAGAAGCAACGGCTTcgaccatttttttgttgttactaATTTGCGTTACCATGATAATGGGTCAGTGATATGTAAAGCGAGTGGTCATTATGTACAGCATGTGTGTTGTTGATCACCCAGCAACACAGCATCCAACCCCAGGCCAGCGTCAGCTAACCGGCTTTCGTTCTTCCCTAGATATTCCGTTCTCGTAGAGTGCTTCTCTCCTTCACTGTTCTCGTGCAAGTCTAGTGTGCATCGAACGGAATCACAACATTACCGTTcagtctcgtcgtcgtctggtgggGTGCTGCAACCTTTCCATCCGGCCATCATGTGAGcatctccgttccgttcaactgcgtgcgtgcgtgctgcgtgtgtttgcttgtGATCAGATAAAGCGGTCATCTGACGGAAGAGGGCGACGGGTgggtggcatcatcatccagctgcCAGTAGGATGTCACCGCACAGATCgtcggctggttggctggtgatACGAGCATTGAGCTCCCCTCGATAGGACTACCCAAAACCGAAAGAGAGCCATcgagtgaagagagagagagtgaaagataTTACCCACAACGGATGCGTACGCCAGAAGAAATCCCAAAGATTGGGGGGTTTTGAGTAGAGAAGGCGTCGAGAAAGGATAGTGCATCATCGATCACCCGAAGCAGGTCTAATCAACCATGGCGTCACTGAAGGTTGCAGTCCGGGTTCGGCCCTTTAATCAAAGGTAAGTTTACGGAAACTAGTTTGTTgcaagaaaaacagaaaagaaaaatagttCATCCTCTCAAGAGCATCGTCCTATTTACACAGCGTCTACGGCAACGAGAGGTTACCTTTATGCCCTCGCCGTGACTCACGTAATCCCGTCTAACGCGGAGCAATCGTGCTGGATTATTTATTATTCCACATCCTCTTAGGCAACGCGGACGAACGCAGTAGTCTCTGGTAGCCCTGGTGTTGCTGAAGAGCCTACTTATgtgtgccccctccccctgtaTGTGCTGTTCGTTCCGCTTTTGCCGCTCGCTGCCACTACgagttttccaccgaaaattGTGGGAGCTTCGTCTAATGACGCCGTGGAAATTACATTCGCGGTTTCAATGAGCCAGCGAGCGCGATGCTGCCTCGTGCGATCGTTGTTGTCGGTACGAGTTGCCACCgactggcctggctggctggctgactggctgactggcggtTGCCAGTAGGTCACGAAGATCATTAACGTCTACATTCACAACACGGTTCCAATGCccactagtagtagcagcagcagagcggcagcagtagcaaagTCATGACTCTGTACCGGTACTGCGAGTAGCAGGGCAGTGGGGAAACCTGTTGGCCAGCAGTCGGGGTCTTTGCAaggcctttttttcctctattCGCACGATTCGTGCTTTCTCGTTAGCTCCATCTGTATCGACCACTGGGCACGTTCAGTGACGTTGTTCTAGAGGGGTAAAAAGTAATTAGAATAATTATAAACCTGTGCGAATCGTTCATTGATGAAAACGGCTTCTGGCCGGTGCGTTaggcgaagaaagaaaggggaccTTCCGTTCTCGTACCATCGCTTTCACTCAATAAAAGGCCGCAAAACTATAGCGTTCCAGAACGCCCCAAAGACTCTTTGGTGCAATTATCAtgttaagctgctgctggcgctttatcgcacaaaaaccaacattgtCCGCTTACCCGCCCGTACCCGTCTCATATCAGCGCTGTCTTCGAGGCTGTCGTGACCTTCCGGAAGgcttgcgtttgtttgttatgaataatttgcaaacaaagcaaggcgcaacagtagcaacggGCTTGCTAGAAGGGACGGATTTAATCGATGTTCCGATAGGGAAACTAGGGCCAACAAGTCGTAACAGTGGTTTAGTGAAGGGAAACAAACGCACCGTTTGCTGGCTAGAGTAGGCCGTTTTGTGTGATTTAGAGATAGTAGTCACGGAAGAAGGCGCGTCGTTTGGTTGTTGACCTAATTTGTACGCTTTTTTGTTAGCTACACGGTGAACAATTCAATGTGATGTATGAGAAATGTATAATTTCTTCGTAAAATTTGTGCTCTGACGAATCTCGGAAGGCTCTGCTACCGTTTTCTATAAGTATTCTACAAGCGTAGCCGCATTTTTGGACTGTGATCAACTGTGATTTAAACAGTAGTAGTCAATATTTGAAGGACTTTTTTTATGAATATCAAATGTAGCCCTTGAAATAGAGCTACATTTCTGGGAAATATTGTAAACCATAatgtattcattttttttaacatatataagaacGTTATATAAACGCGACAATCAGGACTGTGCGACTTACACAgggtttaaaataaaataacacaTTGCGATTGTAATGCCACTACACATCAAATGTTCGTCATACTTGTCCAAAGATTGCATTACATTTTCTTGTCGTTTTGCGCAGTTATTGCGAAATGAATTGAATTGCTAGCAGGATTTGCTTTGCTTGGCTTATATATAGTCTACGTCGCTAGCGATCGTTTAGCGTAAAGCTTCCAGAAGCCACTTCTAGATGTGCTTATCAGCgagaaaaatcatttcctcaCGTTCGCCCGTGATTTAACAGCGCGAACGAGCGTGAGTAGTGAGCACAGCTACTCCAAACCGTCACCACGTCACTCCGCGGAGTTCAACAGTTTGTTGGCTTGCGCTTGGGTGGACCTTGGCTTGGAAGCGCAATCGTTTCCAGCCCTCCATTATGCTTCCTTATGCTTCGTGCGTTTTTAAGCTGCGAAGCAAACACTCGTACCAACTGTAATCCCTTAACTTTTCTAGTCACTCGGTAATGCAATTATGCGGAGTCCTTCGGGGTACTTAAATACTCGTAACAGCCGAGACACGCGAGTCCTGACCTGTCAATGCCTTCTTGATTTTTACGTACTCGGATCCGTATTGTGAATGAAATATCGTTTGCTTAGGCCTGTCCATTGATGACTCATACCGCAGCCGTGGCAGACGTAGGCCTCTCTCTGCCATAATATGATTGCCATGAGTTGCTGCACGAATTCCAGTGTTTCATGCTCTGTCTGCCGGGTTCCTGTAACTAAGACAGCGCGCTAGTTGATAACGAGCAGAGCACGCTGATaggaaaaggaggagcaaCCATTCGTTGGTTCTTCCGCTTTTCTCTGCTTCTCCGCTGGCTGCGGTTCCACTTaagcaacaaatcaacaaatcgaCAAAGACCTAGGACGATGGTGATAACTAGCAAGGAGCGAGAAGGAGTGAACGTTCGAGAATAGGATTGCGCACTGGATGAGTCATGGTCCTTCCGTGACGTGCCGAGAACATTGCTCCaaacaatttatttataatttgaAACCGTGTTCACCGTAGCCGCCCAGGAGACTGAGCTAAACAGCGCAACAGCGAGATGCGAACGGGTGGTTGCAGTTCTTTCTTCATCGGTCGTGCAGCTGCGTCAAGGGTTTTTTCCATTCAGCTTTCTTTACACTTCTTTATGCATCGTGTCATTGTTAAGAAAGCTGCTACCATGCAACACTGCAAGGCCAGAAGGATCTGTATTGCTTCTTTGCAAGCTATCACCACGTACAATTCATGCCGAGCGGAGTGGCTATAGATGTTGTTGTCATGCACCTACCGGGATCCCGGCAAATCCTTTCGTGCAGTTGTGTTTGGCGTCAATGTCCAGGACCACCACGTGTCAGGTGCACGGAGGTGACAATAAGATCAAAGAGACGACTTTTTGGCTTCAATGTTTTGCCCGGTTAACCGCAAACCGGTGGATTGAATTACCCAGCCTTTCGCTGGGCGCTGGGCGCTGGGTGTTGCATTGCAAACCACACCAAAGGAGCGGCCTCTTGGCGAGTCAGCTCAAATGATAATAAGAACTGACTGGCGTGTCGGTTAATAGCAATTGAATGTACGTAGTTCCGTCAGTTCTTTTCGAACTcgaccacaaacacacgaacacacgatGTTGATTGCTAGTGACATTGGTCGGTTTACGTGCGAGAACACGGCGCTGGACACGctagagggagggagggaaaactgATTAAATAAATCGTTTCACTTCGGATAATGCTCCATTTTTAGTAGATTGTCGAAGCTCACTTTCAACTTCCTCCTTCATATTCATTACCCTTGTCGTTCGTGCACACCTTTTTGGCAATCTTGCATGCGCCTGGCTATTGCGCCAAACCCCGGACACGGACCTTGGCCCCCGGGGTGAATCGGAAACTCGACCCGCTCTTTTCGGGCCGAAACAACGTGTGTCTTGCAAAGTGTTGTATTTGGTAAACGTCGGTAACGTAAAGGCACCTGCTATGCCATTTGTCGAATGAATCACGTCATCCGTCCGTATGGATGCCGGTGGAAGTGAAACCACCGACCGCGCCAAACCCCCCATGGTCTGAAGATCCATTGCCAAGCCCCGATGGCCCCGGGCTCCCCTTTCACACTGTTGCTGGAAGTTCGCGGTCACGGACCCGTTGTTATCAAGGTGAGGTGAGTGTTACTAACTCGTCTGCTAGAGGGTTCTTCGaatgtggcgatggtggccccTGCCCCGCCCTCAGAAAGCAAACACTCCACCAACGCATACACCACGCGGTTTCGATgaactttccatttttctctcgcCGAAACTCCTtacggggccaccaccacgagctgGCTTAATTCGTTCTGATTGAATGTGATTTGATGTACGCATACAACCAGCATGATCATCGCATACGGTTCCTGGTTCCGGCTGCCGAGAGATGCACCAATCATGATGGCAGC
The sequence above is a segment of the Anopheles darlingi chromosome 2, idAnoDarlMG_H_01, whole genome shotgun sequence genome. Coding sequences within it:
- the LOC125949187 gene encoding uncharacterized protein LOC125949187, which encodes MSDPVARPMKFPYTFSAKLAQFPVQHYFKNQWIWRYYFIAFGVSIPLFYKIHKLANSPANQAKWAESKRKEHEAHH